Proteins encoded in a region of the Canis lupus familiaris isolate Mischka breed German Shepherd chromosome 1, alternate assembly UU_Cfam_GSD_1.0, whole genome shotgun sequence genome:
- the NANOS2 gene encoding nanos homolog 2 translates to MQLPAFDMWKDYFNLSKVVLALIQSGGQRPEAQGNGEPRPGPQLGQDQGVGGPGASRSLATLCNFCKHNGESRHVYSSHQLKTPEGVVVCPILRHYVCPLCGATGGQAHTLKYCPLNGGQQSLYRRSGRNSAGRKVKR, encoded by the coding sequence ATGCAGCTGCCAGCCTTCGACATGTGGAAGGACTACTTTAACCTGAGCAAGGTGGTGTTGGCACTGATCCAGAGTGGGGGGCAAAGGCCAGAGGCCCAAGGGAATGGGGAGCCGAGACCTGGGCCCCAGCTGGGGCAGGATCAGGGTGTGGGAGGGCCGGGGGCCAGCCGAAGCCTGGCCACCCTGTGCAATTTCTGCAAGCACAATGGGGAATCGCGCCACGTCTACTCCTCACACCAGCTGAAGACCCCAGAGGGTGTGGTGGTGTGCCCCATCCTGCGGCATTATGTGTGTCCCTTGTGCGGGGCCACCGGCGGCCAGGCTCACACGCTCAAGTACTGTCCGCTCAACGGCGGCCAGCAGTCTCTGTACCGCCGCAGTGGCCGCAATTCAGCTGGCCGCAAGGTCAAGCGCTGA